Below is a genomic region from Thermoanaerobaculia bacterium.
CCCGGCGACCGCCGCCGCCGGCGAGGCCGCAGGGCCGTCTGCACGCGCCCGCGCGAGGCACTCCCGGAGCTTCTCGGCGAGGACCGCGACCCGCGGCTCGTGCGTCAGGGCTCCGTGATAGCCGGGCACTTCGTGCGTCTCGATTTCTCCCGCCGCGAACCGGGCCCAGCCGAGGAGGGGATCCGGATAGAACCAGGGAGGCTGCCGGCTCGCCACGAAGAGCGTGATCTTTCCCGGGTAGGGCCGCGGCTCGTACGCGGTCTTCGCGCGGAGCACCGAGCGCTCCGCCTCCACGAGGTTCTTCGGGATCGCCGCGGGCGACGATGGCGCGGGCGCGCTCTTCGAGGCCGCGGGCCTTTTTGCTCGTCGCATTCTCTTGGCGACGTCGTGGGCGATCCGCCCGAGCTTCGCGCGGACGTATCGCGCTTTCCCGCCGATGCCTTCCGCCGCGAGCAGGTTCCCGCCGTGCAGGATGATCCGCTCGCGCGTCCTCTCGAAAGCGACGCGCCACTTCCCCATCCCGGGCTTGCGGCGGTAGTCGGGGCCCCACGTGTCGAACATCCCGAGGAACGCGACGTCGCATCCCTGCGCGCGCAGACGATGGGCCATCTCGAACGCGATCGTCCCGCCGAAAGAACTTCCCGCCAGGTGGTAGGGTCCCGCGGGCTGGAACTGACGGATTTCGGAGACGTAGTGGTCGGCCATGTCTTCGATCCGTTTGTGGCGGGGGCGCTTCCCGTCGAGCCCGACCGCCTGCAGGCCGAAGAGAGGCTGGTCCTCGCCGAGACGCCGGGCCAGGTCCACGTAGCCGACGACGTTCCCGCCGATCGGATGAATGCAGTACAGCGGAGGTTTCGTGCCCTTCGGCTGGAGCGGAACCAGCGACGACCACGAGCCCTCCCATCCCCGGCCGTCGATCACCTCGGCGAGCCGCGCGATCGTCGGGGCCTGGAGGAGAACCGCGAGCGGCAGCCGGATGCCGAGGACGCTCTCGATCCGCGCGAAGATCCGCGCCGCGATCACGGAGTGGCCTCCGAGCCGGAAGAAATCGTCGTCGACGCCGATGCCGGCCCGCCCGATCCCCTCTTCCCAGATCGCGGCGATGCGCCGCTCGGTTTCGGTCGAGGGCGCCCGTCCCGCCGCGGCCGCCGCGTCGTCGTCGGGAGGCGGCGGGAGAGCGCGGCGATCCACCTTGCCGTTCGGCGTGAGCGGCAGCTCGTCGAGCTCGACGAACGCGGACGGAATCATGTATTCCGGCAGCGACCCGGCGAGGAAGGTCCGAAGCTCCTCCCGCCGCGGCGCGTATTCGCCGCCGTTCGAGGAGAAGTACGCCACGAGGCGGGGATCGCCGGACGGGGCGGACGCGACGACGACCGAGGCCTGGCGGACCCCGGGATGACGGCGCAGCGCGCTCTCGACTTCCCCGAGCTCGATCCGGTAGCCGCGCACCTTCACCTGGTCGTCGGCACGCCCGAGGTACTCGAGGATTCCGTCGTCGCGATGTCGCACCCGATCGCCCGTCCGATAGAGCCGCTCGCCGGGCTCTTCCGGAAGCGGGTTCGGCACGAAGCTCTTCGCCGTGAGGTCGGGACGCCCCAGATATCCGCGCGCCAGGCCGTCCCCGCCGATGTAGAGCTCGCCGGGAACCCCGGGGGGGACCGGCCTTCGCCCGGAATCGAGGACGTACAGGCGCGTGTTCGCGATCGGCCGGCCGATCGGCACGGGGCCCGGTTTCCAGGTCGCCGCGGTCACCTCGTGCACGCAGCAGCCGACCACCGTCTCCGTCGGGCCGTACTCGTTGACGAAGCGAGACTCGGGAGCGTTCCGGACCCACCGCTCGAGCCCTTCCCCGCGGAGCGCCTCGCCCCCCACGACGAAGACGCGCGCCGCGCCCCGGGCTTCGGCGGGAGAGAGCTGCGACGCGAGGATCTCGAGGTGGGCCGGGGTGATCTTGACGAGACTCCAGCCGCGGCGGCGGCGAAGCGCTTCGGCGAGACCGTCGAGGCCCTCCCGCTCCGGGATCGTCTCGACGCGGCGGCCGGCGACGAGCGGCGTCAGGAGGCTCGTCACGGTCAGGTCGAACACGAGCGGCGAATGAACGGGCGCCCCCTCTCCGTCGGCGACCGCGTACGTTTCCGCGCTCCACGCGAGATAGTTCACGAGCCCGCGATGCGGGATCAGAACGCCTTTCGGTTGTCCCGTCGAACCGGAGGTGTAGATCACGTACGCGAGATCGTCGGGCCGCCCCGCGGGATCGGGTCGGCGATCGGGCTGGTCCGCGAAGGC
It encodes:
- a CDS encoding amino acid adenylation domain-containing protein, producing the protein MSTMRSSSEFERPISPAAEPMRAEDFWRTHLAGVGEPPAFSLPRPEAPGEGRDACESVSSPAVSRALAIFAAESAISIPTLAQGAWALLLSRHADAGDVVFWATDGASSGIGERSRRGPRGPVLRRVRVPEAETVGRWLAGIQKDRDRLRLAPPARLDDLQRWAGWQRDAVVESRLEHREFASTPEASSASERPPIVLRIDVNPRVAARLSWDAARYARPAMERLLGRFAALLERLVSAPEAAVGDVDVLSPEERRTAVVEWNRTSRPYPENDPAHRLIERAVDRTPDAEAVVGEGAVLSFSELDARANRIAHRLRAEGVSADVPVALLMERSPWLVAAVLGVLKSGGAYLPLDPRSPDARLEFILRDARVPVVLADPALVSRVAGTGARVIPVEADGRAFADQPDRRPDPAGRPDDLAYVIYTSGSTGQPKGVLIPHRGLVNYLAWSAETYAVADGEGAPVHSPLVFDLTVTSLLTPLVAGRRVETIPEREGLDGLAEALRRRRGWSLVKITPAHLEILASQLSPAEARGAARVFVVGGEALRGEGLERWVRNAPESRFVNEYGPTETVVGCCVHEVTAATWKPGPVPIGRPIANTRLYVLDSGRRPVPPGVPGELYIGGDGLARGYLGRPDLTAKSFVPNPLPEEPGERLYRTGDRVRHRDDGILEYLGRADDQVKVRGYRIELGEVESALRRHPGVRQASVVVASAPSGDPRLVAYFSSNGGEYAPRREELRTFLAGSLPEYMIPSAFVELDELPLTPNGKVDRRALPPPPDDDAAAAAGRAPSTETERRIAAIWEEGIGRAGIGVDDDFFRLGGHSVIAARIFARIESVLGIRLPLAVLLQAPTIARLAEVIDGRGWEGSWSSLVPLQPKGTKPPLYCIHPIGGNVVGYVDLARRLGEDQPLFGLQAVGLDGKRPRHKRIEDMADHYVSEIRQFQPAGPYHLAGSSFGGTIAFEMAHRLRAQGCDVAFLGMFDTWGPDYRRKPGMGKWRVAFERTRERIILHGGNLLAAEGIGGKARYVRAKLGRIAHDVAKRMRRAKRPAASKSAPAPSSPAAIPKNLVEAERSVLRAKTAYEPRPYPGKITLFVASRQPPWFYPDPLLGWARFAAGEIETHEVPGYHGALTHEPRVAVLAEKLRECLARARADGPAASPAAAVAGRAT